A genomic window from Triticum urartu cultivar G1812 chromosome 7, Tu2.1, whole genome shotgun sequence includes:
- the LOC125518043 gene encoding uncharacterized protein LOC125518043, which translates to MEKWGKEMRARNIGHHTLGSRGYLGKKPKWDKQDAEFAAAGNYPVMVPETRSRRVHASETVLSSAQCPRLTRAGSRVDVPTSGRSGQVNEDVESRFQHLASSVHNDVMQLKAANGEDEGGVHIQDLVVVVPRMTRRRAREACALETALPSLQRTQLTRGGSRGEAPTNGRSDMSGNDSAAASSSRTISAGDEAVEPSSRHGGPDALGTYTDGQDDYTSTVHDESCTAANPEDATDRDEGTGQGDQAAGQPKKQRKPRRPNMLSTDRIVINRVSEAGLPLSPKKAEQGYSNGLGCILRETVSINETNLRSKANENLRALLISKLHTHYKFPDESLDETTPVNNTALCKWTKLLSTWKSKAKSEYLEKDYETEIKKKWPSVSEEDWNLFKQHCETPEVKEMEKWGKEMRARNIGHHTLGSRGYLGKKPKWDKQDAEFAAAGISNPFKEFENPRENDYIRGRCKYDEATKAWVLDEKTAKVKELLRQYHVESQSSQESECSAMWDDPLNRSINVVLGKDPKTRPAYGRVNGVGLNEKWDTHYPEDRELARQRRRAGRASFESRLAGMREELKEEMREEVEVKAKAMATAQVMEMWPDLIEAVKRSLASGQTAPPSSAFTLAPANVILEKEPRPGAHHSSRSAPFMG; encoded by the exons atggaaAAATGGGGGAAGGAAATGCGGGCAAGGAACATTGGTCACCACACCCTTGGAAGCCGTGGTTACCTAGGGAAGAAGCCGAAGTGGGACAAGCAGGACGCTGAGTTTGCTGCAGCAGGCAACTATCCTGTCATGGTGCCAGAGACGAGGAGTAGGAGGGTCCACGCATCGGAGACCGTGTTGTCCTCGGCGCAGTGCCCTCGACTCACGCGCGCTGGAAGCAGGGTGGATGTGCCGACCAGTGGCCGCTCCG GTCAGGTTAATGAGGATGTCGAGAGCAGATTCCAGCATTTGGCAAGTTCAGTACACAATGATGTTATGCAGTTAAAGGCAGCGAACGGAGAGGACGAGGGAGGCGTGCACATCCAAGACCTTGTTGTCGTCGTTCCGCGAATGACGAGGAGGAGGGCGAGGGAGGCATGCGCGTTGGAGACTGCGTTGCCGTCGTTGCAGCGCACTCAACTCACACGCGGTGGAAGCAGGGGGGAGGCCCCGACCAATGGCCGCTCCG ATATGTCTGGAAACGACTCCGCTGCAGCCTCTTCTTCGCGGACGATAAGCGCGGGCGATGAAGCTGTAGAACCGTCATCACGTCATGGTGGCCCAGACGCCTTGGGCACATACACAGATGGGCAGGACGACTACACATCCACTGTTCATGATGAGTCCTGCACCGCCGCAAATCCTGAAGATGCGACCGATCGCGACGAAGGGACCGGCCAAGGGGACCAGGCAGCTGGACAACCTAAAAAGCAACGGAAACCTAGGCGCCCAAACATGCTTAGCACCGATAGGATTGTCATCAACCGAGTGTCTGAGGCGGGTCTACCTCTTAGTCCCAAGAAGGCCGAACAAGGTTACAGTAATGGCCTAGGCTGCATCCTTCGCGAAACCGTGAGCATTAACGAAACCAATCTCAGGTCGAAAGCCAACGAGAATTTGCGAGCACTCCTCATATCGAAGCTGCACACTCATTACAAGTTCCCGGATGAGTCCCTAGACGAGACCACTCCGGTAAATAACACAGCCCTCTGCAAGTGGACCAAGCTTTTGAGTACATGGAAATCCAAAGCCAAAAGCGAATACCTTGAGAAAGATTACGAAACCGAGATAAAAAAGAAGTGGCCTTCGGTTTCTGAGGAGGACTGGAACCTGTTCAAGCAGCACTGCGAGACCCCtgaagtcaaggagatggaaAAATGGGGGAAGGAAATGCGGGCAAGGAACATTGGTCACCACACCCTTGGAAGCCGTGGTTACCTAGGGAAGAAGCCGAAGTGGGACAAGCAGGACGCTGAGTTTGCTGCAGCAGGCATATCAAACCCCTTCAAGGAATTTGAAAACCCACGTGAAAATGATTACATCAGGGGCCGGTGCAAGTATGATGAAGCGACTAAGGCATGGGTATTGGACGAGAAAACGGCGAAAGTCAAGGAACTCCTG AGGCAGTATCATGTGGAATCTCAAAGCTCCCAGGAGTCAGAGTGCTCGGCAATGTGGGATGACCCTCTGAACAGGTCGATCAACGTGGTGCTCGGCAAGGACCCGAAAACGAGGCCGGCTTATGGTCGTGTGAACGGCGTCGGGCTCAACGAAAAATGGGACACGCATTATCCCGAAGACCGCGAGCTTGCAAGGCAGAGAAGGAGAGCCGGCCGAGCTAGTTTCGAATCCAGATTGGCTGGAATGAGAGAAGAACTTAAAGAAGAAATGAGAGAGGAAGTCGAGGTGAAAGCCAAAGCCATGGCGACAGCCCAGGTCATGGAAATGTGGCCCGATCTAATTGAGGCCGTCAAGCGAAGTTTAGCATCGGGGCAAACAGCGCCACCATCATCCGCTTTCACGTTGGCGCCGGCCAATGTCATTTTGGAGAAAGAGCCGCGTCCTGGTGCACATCATAGCAGCCGCTCTGCCCCTTTCATGGGCTAG